A single genomic interval of Procambarus clarkii isolate CNS0578487 chromosome 61, FALCON_Pclarkii_2.0, whole genome shotgun sequence harbors:
- the LOC123774417 gene encoding uncharacterized PE-PGRS family protein PE_PGRS54 isoform X5 encodes MVVARCSAETKLPRGKKSKKTKKIHLSLGEFLGASTPSGGSAVVVNKSSWAEESEDYEEDRFATPERLVLPTCPRTAREPDVDPERIPRDPPFTAYIANLPFEVDDDEIIRFFQDLKVKSIRLPREGGETGRFKGFGYVEFETRNELIEALSKSDDVMGNRKIRVDIAEGEGGNQRRGFSDRGGRDEERLDRSEGISDWRAGPRDAPQRDGRDDRSPGRGGFDRDRRDEGRGGFGDRDRGGFGDRDRGGGFGDRDRGGGFGDRDRDRGGGFGDRDRDRGGGFGDRDRDRGGGFGDRDRDRGGGFGDRDRDRGGGFGDRDRDRGGGFGDRDRDRGGGFGDRDRGGGGGFGDRDRDRGGFGDRERGGRFGGGGGRYDEDRRGGGGGGFREDNPWRRDREAPSTRASSSGENSLPKERPKLNLIPRGGAGGEEKKEPSNNSSDGGVSADSDGGVNTGGDGGVNTGGDRVPSGGRGGDGVPSVGRGGDGALSDGHGGDDAPGGGRGGDGAPGGGRGGDGAPGGGRGGDGAPGGGRGGDGAPGGGRGGDGAPGGGRGGDGAPSSGRGGDGGRSRGGGGGGGGSSSGSSIFGAARPVDTASREKQIEEKLTVKEHPMKREGGVGGGSTGGGIFGNAKPVDTASRGGGGSSRGGGFSGGSRSGGGGGGGGRSGGGGGGGGGGGGGIFGNAKPVDTAARERQIEEKLRKLDGGSKDEPRRFERRDDRREDPRDDRRDIRRDNYTNDHLSDRQRDQRDDRTERKSHQPDDRDRKSDEDHGGGGRSTENHDLPPRVKLAKDDEPILDTTNKFASLDLEIED; translated from the exons ATGGTTGTAGCCAGGTGTAGCGCCGAGACCAAGCTGCctcggg GTAAAAAAAGCAAGAAGACCAAGAAGATACACCTTTCACTGGGTGAGTTCCTTGGGGCGTCTACTCCTAGCGGAGGATCTGCTGTAGTggtcaacaagagcagctgggctgAGGAAAGTGAGGATTATGAGG AGGATCGTTTTGCCACACCCGAGCGGTTGGTACTACCAACATGTCCACGTACGGCCCGTGAGCCAGACGTGGATCCAGAACGCATTCCAAGAGATCCTCCTTTCACGGCATACATTGCCAATCTTCCGTTCGAGGTTGATGATGACGAGATTATCCGATTTTTTCAAGACCTTAAG GTCAAGTCCATCCGCCTCcctcgggaaggtggtgaaactgGTCGATTCAAAGGCTTCGGCTATGTGGAGTTTGAAACAAGAAATGAATTGATTGAGGCTCTTTCTAAGAGTGATGAT GTTATGGGTAACCGTAAGATACGTGTGGATATTGCCGAGGGAGAGGGAGGTAACCAGAGACGAGGCTTCTCGGATCGCGGTGGTAGGGACGAGGAGCGACTAGATCGCAGTGAAGGAATTTCTGATTGGAGAGCTGGTCCTAGAGATGCACCACAGAGAGATG GAAGAGATGATCGTAGCCCAGGTCGAGGAGGATTTGACAGGGACCGTCGTGATGAAGG CCGTGGAGGATTTGGTGACCGTGACAGAGGGGGCTTTGGAGATCGGGATCGAGGTGGTGGTTTCGGGGACCGGGATCGAGGTGGCGGTTTCGGTGACCGGGACCGGGATCGAGGTGGCGGTTTCGGTGACCGGGACCGCGATCGAGGTGGAGGTTTTGGTGATCGGGATCGCGATCGAGGTGGCGGTTTCGGTGATCGGGATCGCGATCGAGGTGGTGGTTTCGGTGATCGGGACCGCGATCGAGGTGGCGGTTTTGGTGACCGGGACCGCGATCGAGGTGGTGGTTTCGGTGACCGGGACCGCGATCGAGGCGGTGGTTTCGGAGATCGggacagaggtggtggtggaggttttgGTGATAGAGACCGTGACCGTGGTGGATttggagacagggagagag GTGGACGGTTTGGGGGTGGAGGAGGTCGTTATGATGAGGACCGCCgaggtgggggtggcggcggtttcCGAGAAGATAATCCTTGGAGACGCGATCGTGAAGCGCCCTCTACAAGGGCATCGTCCAGTGGGGAAAATTCTCTTCCTAAGGAACGTCCTAA ATTGAATTTAATACCAAGAGGTGGTGCTGGAGGCGAAGAGAAAAAAGAACCTAGTAACAATAGTAGCGATGGTGGCGTAAGTGccgacagtgatggtggtgtaaaTACTGGTGGTGACGGAGGTGTAAATACTGGTGGTGACCGTGTCCCAAGTGGTGGCCGTGGTGGTGACGGCGTCCCAAGTGTTGGCCGTGGTGGCGATGGCGCCCTAAGTGATGGCCATGGTGGCGACGACGCTccaggtggtggtcgtggtggtgatggcgcCCCAGGGGGTGGCCGTGGTGGTGATGGCGCCCCAGGGGGTGGCCGAGGTGGTGATGGCGCCCCAGGGGGTGGCCGTGGTGGTGATGGCGCCCCAGGGGGTGGCCGTGGTGGTGATGGCGCCCCAGGGGGTggccgtggtggtgatggtgccccaagtagtggtcgtggtggtgacggcggccgtagtcgtggtggtggtggtggcggtggcggcagcagcagcggcagcagtatCTTCGGCGCAGCTAGACCTGTAGACACCGCATCTCGTGAAAAGCAAATTGAAGAGAAGCTAACAGTAAAGGAACATCCTATGAAACG GGAAGGTGGAGTAGGTGGTGGCAGCACTGGAGGTGGCATATTTGGTAATGCTAAACCTGTCGACACTGCTTCTCGTGGGGGTGGTGGAAGCAGCAGAGGTGGCGGCTTTAGTGGTGGTAGCAgaagtggtggtggcggcggtggtggtggcagaagtggtggtggtggtggtggaggcggcggcgGGGGTGGTGGTATATTTGGTAATGCCAAACCTGTTGACACCGCTGCGCGTGAGCGCCAGATAGAAGAGAAGCTCCGCAAATTAGATGGTGGCAGCAA AGATGAACCTCGTCGATTTGAACGTAGAGATGATAGAAGAGAGGATCCACGGGACGATCGACGAGACATTCGAAGGGATAACTACACCAATGATCATCTGAGTGACCGGCAAAGAGATCAGAGAGATGACAGAACG GAAAGAAAATCGCATCAGCCAGATGATAGAGACAGAAAGAGTGACGAGGATCATGGTGGTGGAGGCCGCAGTACCGAGAACCACGACTTGCCGCCACGTGTGAAACTTGCTAAGGATGATGAACCG ATTCTTGATACAACTAATAAGTTTGCCAGTTTGGACTTGGAGATTGAAGATTAG
- the LOC123774417 gene encoding uncharacterized PE-PGRS family protein PE_PGRS54 isoform X3 — translation MVVARCSAETKLPRGKKSKKTKKIHLSLGEFLGASTPSGGSAVVVNKSSWAEESEDYEEDRFATPERLVLPTCPRTAREPDVDPERIPRDPPFTAYIANLPFEVDDDEIIRFFQDLKVKSIRLPREGGETGRFKGFGYVEFETRNELIEALSKSDDVMGNRKIRVDIAEGEGGNQRRGFSDRGGRDEERLDRSEGISDWRAGPRDAPQRDGRDDRSPGRGGFDRDRRDEGRGGFGDRDRGGFGDRDRGGGFGDRDRGGGFGDRDRDRGGGFGDRDRDRGGGFGDRDRDRGGGFGDRDRDRGGGFGDRDRDRGGGFGDRDRDRGGGFGDRDRDRGGGFGDRDRGGGGGFGDRDRDRGGFGDRERGFRDRYGDRGYDRDRGYDRDRGYDRDRGYDRDRGGRFGGGGGRYDEDRRGGGGGGFREDNPWRRDREAPSTRASSSGENSLPKERPKLNLIPRGGAGGEEKKEPSNNSSDGGVSADSDGGVNTGGDGGVNTGGDRVPSGGRGGDGVPSVGRGGDGALSDGHGGDDAPGGGRGGDGAPGGGRGGDGAPGGGRGGDGAPGGGRGGDGAPGGGRGGDGAPGGGRGGDGAPSSGRGGDGGRSRGGGGGGGGSSSGSSIFGAARPVDTASREKQIEEKLTVKEHPMKREGGVGGGSTGGGIFGNAKPVDTASRGGGGSSRGGGFSGGSRSGGGGGGGGRSGGGGGGGGGGGGGIFGNAKPVDTAARERQIEEKLRKLDGGSKDEPRRFERRDDRREDPRDDRRDIRRDNYTNDHLSDRQRDQRDDRTERKSHQPDDRDRKSDEDHGGGGRSTENHDLPPRVKLAKDDEPILDTTNKFASLDLEIED, via the exons ATGGTTGTAGCCAGGTGTAGCGCCGAGACCAAGCTGCctcggg GTAAAAAAAGCAAGAAGACCAAGAAGATACACCTTTCACTGGGTGAGTTCCTTGGGGCGTCTACTCCTAGCGGAGGATCTGCTGTAGTggtcaacaagagcagctgggctgAGGAAAGTGAGGATTATGAGG AGGATCGTTTTGCCACACCCGAGCGGTTGGTACTACCAACATGTCCACGTACGGCCCGTGAGCCAGACGTGGATCCAGAACGCATTCCAAGAGATCCTCCTTTCACGGCATACATTGCCAATCTTCCGTTCGAGGTTGATGATGACGAGATTATCCGATTTTTTCAAGACCTTAAG GTCAAGTCCATCCGCCTCcctcgggaaggtggtgaaactgGTCGATTCAAAGGCTTCGGCTATGTGGAGTTTGAAACAAGAAATGAATTGATTGAGGCTCTTTCTAAGAGTGATGAT GTTATGGGTAACCGTAAGATACGTGTGGATATTGCCGAGGGAGAGGGAGGTAACCAGAGACGAGGCTTCTCGGATCGCGGTGGTAGGGACGAGGAGCGACTAGATCGCAGTGAAGGAATTTCTGATTGGAGAGCTGGTCCTAGAGATGCACCACAGAGAGATG GAAGAGATGATCGTAGCCCAGGTCGAGGAGGATTTGACAGGGACCGTCGTGATGAAGG CCGTGGAGGATTTGGTGACCGTGACAGAGGGGGCTTTGGAGATCGGGATCGAGGTGGTGGTTTCGGGGACCGGGATCGAGGTGGCGGTTTCGGTGACCGGGACCGGGATCGAGGTGGCGGTTTCGGTGACCGGGACCGCGATCGAGGTGGAGGTTTTGGTGATCGGGATCGCGATCGAGGTGGCGGTTTCGGTGATCGGGATCGCGATCGAGGTGGTGGTTTCGGTGATCGGGACCGCGATCGAGGTGGCGGTTTTGGTGACCGGGACCGCGATCGAGGTGGTGGTTTCGGTGACCGGGACCGCGATCGAGGCGGTGGTTTCGGAGATCGggacagaggtggtggtggaggttttgGTGATAGAGACCGTGACCGTGGTGGATttggagacagggagagag GGTTCAGGGACAGATATGGAGACAGAGGCTATGACAGAGACAGAGGCTATGACAGGGATAGAGGCTATGACAGAGACAGAGGATATGACAGGGATAGAG GTGGACGGTTTGGGGGTGGAGGAGGTCGTTATGATGAGGACCGCCgaggtgggggtggcggcggtttcCGAGAAGATAATCCTTGGAGACGCGATCGTGAAGCGCCCTCTACAAGGGCATCGTCCAGTGGGGAAAATTCTCTTCCTAAGGAACGTCCTAA ATTGAATTTAATACCAAGAGGTGGTGCTGGAGGCGAAGAGAAAAAAGAACCTAGTAACAATAGTAGCGATGGTGGCGTAAGTGccgacagtgatggtggtgtaaaTACTGGTGGTGACGGAGGTGTAAATACTGGTGGTGACCGTGTCCCAAGTGGTGGCCGTGGTGGTGACGGCGTCCCAAGTGTTGGCCGTGGTGGCGATGGCGCCCTAAGTGATGGCCATGGTGGCGACGACGCTccaggtggtggtcgtggtggtgatggcgcCCCAGGGGGTGGCCGTGGTGGTGATGGCGCCCCAGGGGGTGGCCGAGGTGGTGATGGCGCCCCAGGGGGTGGCCGTGGTGGTGATGGCGCCCCAGGGGGTGGCCGTGGTGGTGATGGCGCCCCAGGGGGTggccgtggtggtgatggtgccccaagtagtggtcgtggtggtgacggcggccgtagtcgtggtggtggtggtggcggtggcggcagcagcagcggcagcagtatCTTCGGCGCAGCTAGACCTGTAGACACCGCATCTCGTGAAAAGCAAATTGAAGAGAAGCTAACAGTAAAGGAACATCCTATGAAACG GGAAGGTGGAGTAGGTGGTGGCAGCACTGGAGGTGGCATATTTGGTAATGCTAAACCTGTCGACACTGCTTCTCGTGGGGGTGGTGGAAGCAGCAGAGGTGGCGGCTTTAGTGGTGGTAGCAgaagtggtggtggcggcggtggtggtggcagaagtggtggtggtggtggtggaggcggcggcgGGGGTGGTGGTATATTTGGTAATGCCAAACCTGTTGACACCGCTGCGCGTGAGCGCCAGATAGAAGAGAAGCTCCGCAAATTAGATGGTGGCAGCAA AGATGAACCTCGTCGATTTGAACGTAGAGATGATAGAAGAGAGGATCCACGGGACGATCGACGAGACATTCGAAGGGATAACTACACCAATGATCATCTGAGTGACCGGCAAAGAGATCAGAGAGATGACAGAACG GAAAGAAAATCGCATCAGCCAGATGATAGAGACAGAAAGAGTGACGAGGATCATGGTGGTGGAGGCCGCAGTACCGAGAACCACGACTTGCCGCCACGTGTGAAACTTGCTAAGGATGATGAACCG ATTCTTGATACAACTAATAAGTTTGCCAGTTTGGACTTGGAGATTGAAGATTAG